The genomic stretch GTCGCGATTATCTGATTAAACGCCTCATCCTCCTCATCTTCGTTGTGTTCGGTGTGCTGATAATAACTTTCGCGATCACTAGAGTCATACCGGCTAGGCCCGAGCTCCTCTGGGCGGGCCCTCATGCGACGATAGAGCAGATTGAGAGAGCGAAGAAGGAACTCCACTTAGATCAGCCTATCTATGTGCAACTAAGCTACTATTTGATAGATTTCATCCGAGGGAACTGGGGGGTATCTTGGAGGACCAAGTCCCCAGTCCTATACGATCTTTTGAGCGCGCTACCAGCTACGCTCGAGCTCATAATATTGGCATTCTCCTTAGCTGCAGTACTGGGGATATCACTCGGGATCTTCGCTGCTCTCAGGAGGAATAGGATCGCAGATAATATCATAAGGGTCTTCAGTGTTTTAGGAGCTTCTATGCCTGTATTTTGGCTTTCACTCATCGCCCTACTTCTCTTCAGCAGTTGGTTGGGCTTGTTGCCCTCATCAAAGAGAGTAGATGAGATCCTAGTGATAGAGACCGGTTTCCATCCGATAACTGGTTTCTATTTAATCGATTCACTCCTCCAGGGCAACCTCCCTGTGTTCGTAAACGTGCTCAATCACATGATCCTCCCAGCAGCCGTGCTCTCCCTCTACCCTATGAGCTTGAGCATAAGGATGACCAGGGCGATGATGGTAGAGGTAATGCAAGAGCCTTTCATAAGGAGTTCCATAGCTTGGGGCCTTCCAAAGAGACTTGTCATCTATAAATACGCTCTTAAGAATGCTATAGTTCCCGTGATAGCATCTCTCGGCCTCTCATTCGGGTATACGATAATAGGAGCTTTCATGGTGGAGTTGATATTCGTTTGGCCAGGGATAGGCCTTTACACATCTATGGCACTCTTGAGCTTCGATTATCCAGCTATAGTAGGCGCTGTGATAATAGTAGCACTCTTCTACTCCGCTATAAACTTGATAGTCGACTTGATACACGCTTGGATGGATCCCAGGGTGAGATTGTGAGCGAGATTAGTGTGATGTTCAAATTGATGAGGAGGAGCGCTGTCTCAATGGCCGGCTTTATAATAGTGATCTCCTTCATAGCTCTGGGGATGATATCGCCCTACGTACTCACGAGACCGGAGGACGCCTGGGGGACTACTTACGATGTATCGAAGAGGTACCTACCCCCCTCACTAGAGCACCCCTTCGGCACTGATGAGTACGGGAGGGACATGTTTAACAGAGTGATACTGGGGGCCAGGTTCTCCCTGATGATAGCAGTGGGCGTAGTGGGATTGGCGCTCATAATAGGGATCCCTCTGGGATTGATAGCTGGTTACTTCGGGGGCAAGTTGGGGAACGCTGTAATGAGAGTGACTGACATGTTCCTAGCTTTCCCTCCCCTCCTCTTAGCTATAGCCTTAGCAGCGACACTAGGGAGGGGCTTGGAGAATGCCATACTCTCTTTAGCTATCTCTTGGTGGCCTTGGTACACGAGGCTCATCTACGTCCAAGTGAACACAGTCAAGAGCATGCCCTACGTAGATGCAGCTAAGGTAATGGGGCTGGGGGACCTCACTATAATGTTCAAACACGTGCTGCCGAATGCCCTGACCCCTGTGATGATACAAGCAGCATTGGACATGGGATCAGCTGTCCTAGAAGCCGCTGGACTGAGCTTCCTAGGGATCGGGGTCCAGCCCCCAACACCTGAGTGGGGCCTCTTAGTGAGCCAGGGCTGGCACTCCATAAACGTAGCTTGGTGGATCTCCTTCTTCCCTGGACTAGCTATACTAGTAACTGTCTTGGGATTCAATCTATTAGCGGACTTCGTCAGGGAGTTCATGGATCCGAGGCTCAGGATAACGATGATGGCGAAGAGGGTGATATAAATGGAGTTCCTGAGATTGGAGGACTTGAGCATCGCATACGAGACCCCATTCGGCTTAATTCATGCGACCACAGGCGTCAATTTCGATGTCAGGAGGGGGGAATCCGTCTGTTTAGTCGGTGAATCGGGATCTGGGAAATCGACAGTTGGCTTAGCGATAGCGATGGCCCTCCCACCGAATGCGAGGGTTATGAGCGGCCGCATCCTTTACGGGGGTGTGGATCTCCTGAGACTTAGCGAGGAGGAGAGGAAGAAGTACTCTGGCCGCGAGGTATCGATAGTCTTTCAGGATCCAGCCGCTACATTGAACCCCCTCTTCACGATAGGGGAACAGATATCGGATGTCCTCATGAGTAATCTCGGATTGAGAAAAGATGAGGCATTGAATAGGGCGAGGAAGTTCCTTGAGATAGTTGGTTTACCGGATTCCGAGAGGGTGCTTAAGTCGTTCCCCCATGAGCTATCGGGAGGGATGCTCCAGAGAGTCAACATAGCTATAGCTATATCAACGGAACCCAAGGTATTAGTAGCTGATGAGCCGACAACTATGTTAGATGTTATTCTCCAAGCACAAATACTGGAACTTTTCGAAAAACTAAAGAGGGAATTGAAGCTAACTTTGATATTCATAACTCATAACTTAGGGGTGGCATCTGAGGTATGCGATAGGATAATAGTGATGTACGCCGGGACTATAGTCGAGGACGGTCCAGCGGACGAGGTCATCTCGAGGCCCATGCATCCTTACACAATTGGATTGCTGGACTGCGTCCCAAGAGCTCACATAAGGGATAGGAAGTTGAGGAGCATCCCGGGATCACTCCCGGATCTATCCAAGCCCTTGACCCATTGCCCCTTCGCCGATAGGTGCGAGGAGGTCAGGGAGATCTGCACGCGAGCTATACCTACCTCAATTGATGTGAATCCGGGGCATAGGGTCTCTTGCTTCAAGTACATAGGGTGAGATATTGGCCCTCTTGGATGTAAATGAATTGGTTAAGCACTTCCCGATAAAGTACGGGTTGTTCGGGAAGGTGATAGGATATATAAGGGCTGTGGATGGTGTCTCCTTCTCGATAGATAAGGGGAGCGTGTTATCGATCGTCGGTGAATCGGGGTCGGGGAAATCGACAGTCGCGAGATGTTTACTCAGGCTCTTAGATCCAACATCAGGCACTATCTCTTTCGAAGGGAAGGATGTACTCTCATTGAAGGGGAAGGAGCTGAAGTGGTATCGGAAAAACGTCCAAGCTGTTTTTCAAAACCCATTCTTATCCCTGAACCCCAGGATGAGTGTAGAATCCATATTAACTGAGCCGCTGAGGGTCCACATGGGTATGGATGGGAGCGAAGCTAAGGGAGAAGCTCTGAGATTGCTAGAGAGGGTTGGGCTCTCTCCGGAGATAGCGAAGAGACATCCTCATGAGTTGAGTGGAGGTCAGGCTCAGAGAGTTGCGATAGCTAGAGCTATAGCCCCACATCCCGAGCTTCTCATTCTGGATGAGCCTACATCAGCTCTAGATGTCTCAGTCCAGGCCCAGATACTCAACCTCCTCGCTGAGCTGAAGGATGAGCTCGGGCTCTCCTATCTCCTGATATCTCACGATCTCTCCGTCGTGAGATACATAAGCGATCGCGTCGCAGTGATGTACTTAGGGAGGATAGTTGAAGAAGCTCAGATCGATGAGCTCTTCAATAATCCAGTCCATCCATATACGAAAGCACTCCTCTCCTCAGTGCCTGAGCCCGATCCTAAAGCGAGAGTACTGAGGAGCAGGATTATATTACCCGGTGAGCCCCCGAGCCCAGTCAACCCTCCTCCGGGATGCAAATTAGCTACGAGATGCCCATACGCGATGGAACTGTGTATGAGCAGGGAGCCCGAGCTCGTGGATATAGGGGGAGGTCATCTCGTCAGGTGCTGGCAGCTCACTAGCTTGAAATGATAGGCTTCTGTAGAGGCTTAGAGCTCACCCCTTTTATTCGCGTGATTTAAATAAGAGGTGATCTCAATAGGAGGGTATGATAGAGCTGGGAGAGGACGCTAGAGCCCTCGGAATCTCGATAGCCTTCTCGAGAGTGAGAGGCGTGGAAGTGAGGGGGTCCGGGAGTAATGTCATAGAGCTAGCTGTCAAGGAAGTTAGGGGGAAGTACACTCTGGAGAGCTTGAAGGAGGATCCGGTAATCAGGGCGTACAGGGACTTCTACTGGAGGATAGGAATAGATCCAACTAAGGTGAGGCCCAGCAGCGAAGCCCTAGTCAGGAGGATCCTTAAGGAAGGTTTGCCATCTATAAATAGCGTCGTCGACTCTGGAAACGCTGCTAGCGCGATCACATTGGTGCCAATAGGCCTCTACGATCTGGGGAAAGTGAGGGGGAAGTTGGAGCTGAGGTTAGCCAGGCCTGGGGAGATCTTCAAGCCGATAGGAGGGGGTGAGAAGGTCCTGTCCGGAGGGGAGCCTGTCCTAGCTGATGAGGATGGCCCCATCTTCCTCTACCCTCACAGAGATAGTGTGAGGACCATGATAACCAAGGGGACGAGGGAAGTCCTCATAGTGGCCGCTGGAGTCCCTGGTGTAGATGCTTCCCTGCTCAGGAGAGCCGCCTCCCTCACCCTGGAGTTCATACTGGAGACATCAGGGGGAGAGGGGGAGGAGGTGAGGGTCATCTTCTGAAGTTTTATTATCAGCTCACCCTCCTGACTTTATACTCCATGTCTATTCCCTTATCCCTCCTATCATCGATCCTCACAGCGGTCACGATCCTCATGACCCCCAGTCTGTTGAGCTCATCGTGTATATCTTGGAGGAGTTCCCCGAGCTCCTTAAAGCTGGATATCTCGATTGAAGTCCCCATGGGCCCTACCCAGTGCTTCAATCCCCTCCTCTTTATCACCCCCACTACCCTCCTTATGTAATCCCCGACGCTAGGGGAACTAGTGCCTATCGGATCCACAGCTATCTCGACTATGAGCATAAGATTACCCGATACCCTCAAATAAAATCCGATGCATGCTACTTTTTTAATAGCTGTGAGATGAGCTCACTCGATGGTAAGCAGGGTGGAGATAGGGAGGATCCTCGAGGGCTACTCAGGGCGGGAGCTGACGATAGGTGCCCTGGGGACCCATTCCGCCTTGGAGATATGCAGAGGCGCGAAGGACGAGGGTTTCAGGACGCTAGTCATATGTCAGAGGGGGAGGGAGAGGACTTACTCGAGGTACTACATCTCGAGGGAGAGGTTCGGTAGGAGAGTAGGTATAGTCGATGAGGTGATCGTCCTCGATAAGTTCCGGGATATCGTTAATGAGGAAGTTCAGGAGGAGATGAGGGAGAGGAACACTATCTTAGTGCCCCATAGAGGTCTCTGCGTGTACGTAGGTTATGAAGCTATAGAGAACTCTCTTAACATACCGATATTCGGGAACAGGTACTTACTCAGGGTAGAGGAGAGGGGGGGAGAGCTCAATCAGTACGTGTTGCTCGAGAGGGCCGGCATACCCCACCCCAGGATATTCAGGGACCCTAGTGAGATAGACGGGCCAGCTATAGTCAAAGTATCTGAAGCGGCTAGAGGTTATGAGAGAGCTTTCTTCATAGTATCCTCTCCTGAGGAGTTCGAGGAGAGGTCCAAGGAGCTTTTAGAGAGGGGTTTGATAGAAAAGGAAGCTTTAGATGGAGCTGTCATAGAGGAGTTATTGATAGGGGCTTATTTCAACTTCAACTTCTTCTACTCACCTCTGGATGGTGAGATAGAGCTCCTAGGGATAGATATGAGGAGGCAGACTAATATAGATGGTATAGTGAGGCTGCCCGCTACACAACAGCTCGAAGCCCTGAGGTATCTTGAGGTGAGGAACATAGAGGTGGGGCACGTGGCTTGCACTATAAGGGAGTCCCTCTTGGAGAGAGCTTTCGAACTAGCTGAGAGGTTCGTGAGAGCAGCGAGAGAGCTATGCCCACCTGGAGTGATAGGTCCTTTCGCTCTCCAAAGCGTGGTAATCCCCGGCCCTCCTCATGAGGATATAGTAGTTTACGATGTGAGCGTCAGGGTCCCCGGATCCCCCGGTATAAAGTTCACCCCATACTCAGAGGACCTCTGGGGGGTTCAGATGAGCGTGGGTAGGAGGATCGCCCTAGAGATAAGGGAAGCGTTGAAGAGAGGTATGCTGGAGGAGGTAGTGACATGATACCTAGGGAGAGGATACTCAGTGTCCTATCGAAGTACGATGAGTCCGATGTGAAGATAGGTACTATATGCTCCCACTCCTCCCTCCAGATATTCAACGGAGCCCGGAGGGAAGGTCTCGGGTGCGTCGGTATAGTCCTTAGGGGGAACAAGCCCTATTATGAGAGCTTCCCGAGGGCATCGCCAGATATATTCATCGAAGTCGATAGTTACGGGGATCTTTTGAGCGAAGAGATTCAGGAGGAGCTCATCTCCGAGAACGTCATAATGATACCTCACGGATCTTTCGTAGAATACGTAGGGAGTGAGAACATACTGGAGAGGTTCATAGTGCCCATGTTCGGCAATAGGTTGACGCTCTACTGGGAGGGGGATAGGAGGAGGCAGAGGGAATGGCTGGAGGATGCTGGTGTATCGACCCCTAGGATATATAGGAGCCCCGATGATATAGACAGGCCAGTGATAGTCAAGCTTCATGGAGCTAAAGGTGGAAAAGGATATTTCAAAGCCTCGAGTCCTGAGGAATTCTACGGAAAGTTCAGAGAGCTCGAGGAGAGGGGTTTAGTTGAGGGTCTAGATGATGTCGTGATAGAGGAGTTCATAGTCGGGGTGAGGTTCTACCCCCACTTCTTCTTCAGCCCGATCGAGAGTGAGAATATAGCAGATTTAGAGGGAGGGAGGCTTGAGTTACTTGGGATGGATCGCCGTCTCGAGGTTATCGATGAGATACATAGGGGCTTACCAGATCTCATAGAGGACTTCATGGATTACACTGTCACTGGCAACATACCAGTGATCGTGAGGGAGAGATACCTAGTCGATTTGCTCAGAGATGCCGTTAAGATAATTTCCTCATCTAGGAGGCTGTTCTATCCCGGCTTGATAGGTCCCTTCTGCATGGAGACTATATACAATCCCTCCAGGGGCTTCATAGTATTCGAGGTATCCGCTAGGATAGTAGCTGGGACGAACCTCTACACAGATGGCTCACCTTACTCTTACTACTATTACGATGAGCCTATGTCTATGGGTAGGAGGATAGCTAGAGAGATAAAGAAAGCCGTGAAACTCGGTCTTCTCGATAAATTAATTTACTAAATTGCCGGGCTCGACTTAGAGGGGCTCATCGGGGAGCCGGACATGAAAAGCATCTTACATGATCTTGTTAATTTTCAAAGTACTTGTCAGTCAATTTTATATAAATGAAGTAAGATCTTATCGTATGAGTCAGGAGGGCCCCGTCGAGTTCAAGAGACCCGATGTCCTCACAGCTGTAACGTATATGGCCGTTTCATCAGCTGTCACGGGCATAGGATTCCTACTAACGGCGCCTATACCCCTCATCCCCGGTGCCATACACTGGCGTGTCCTAGCATTCTTACCATGCGTCTTCGGTATACTCTACGGACCCGTCACGGGATTCGTAGCTGGAGCCCTGGGTAACACGCTCTGGGCTATAGTAGGTGGGTACTTCAACCCTGCAACGCCTATCTTCGACTTGATAGGAGTAGGTCTGACTGGATTGATTCCAGGGTACTTCTGCAAGCCGAATGACTCTCTATCTAAGAGAGGATTGCTGAAGATAGCTTTAGTCAGCTTGATCTCAGGTATGATAATGGTACCTATAGTCGCTATAGGGTTCGATCTCGTGGGCGCAGCCCCGTTCTTACCGGCTGTGATATTCCTGATATTGAGCGATATACCTCCGATACTCATAGGGACGCCCATAGTAGTGGGCGCTATAACGCCGCCTCTCCTCAGGAGGGGGCTGATCAAGTGGAGACTTTGAGGGCATTGGAAGTCGTGGATTTGAGTTGCAGATATCGAAATTCCAGTTGGATACTCAAAGATATATCTTTTTATGTCAGAGCAGGCGAGTCATTAGCTATCGTAGGTCCCTCGGGTTCGGGTAAGACGACTCTAGCTCACTGCATCTCCGGGATAATCCCGAATAGGATACCCGCTGAGTTCAGGGGGAGCATAAGAGTCGATGGGGAGGACTTGTCGAGCAGCCCTATAAGGGAGAGGATAAGTTCCGTCGGCGTAGTCCTCCAAGATTACGAGTTACAGATATTCGGCTTGACAGTGGAGGAGGACCTCGAGATAAGCCTCAGGGAGGGAGGGGATATCGAGTGGATATTGGAGTTCTTCGGGCTCGAGAAGTATAGGGATTACTATACTCACGAGCTCTCAGGGGGGTTGAAGCACAGGCTAGTCGTAGCATCCATGATGCTATCCGACCCGAAGTACATCGTAATGGACGATCCCTTAGCGAACCTCGATTGGAATGGTAGGAGGATAATAGCTAAGACAGTAGATCTATTGAAGAGAGAGGGGAAAGGGGTCGTCTTGCTCACTAGGAAGCTGAGGGGGCTGGAGGACGTGATAGATAGAGTGATCTACCTGGGGCAGAGTAATAGGAACCCGCTGAGGGGATTGAGGATCCCGAGGATGTGCAACGGTAATTACGAGGGGCCTGTGATTGAGTTCAATAGAGTTTACTTCAAGTACAATAAGGAGAGGGATTACGTATTGAAGGATATAACGCTGAGCGTGAGGAAGGGCGAGATATTCGCGATAATGGGGCCTAACGGCTCCGGTAAGACGACTTTAATGAAGCATATAAACGGTCTCCTCAAACCCTCTAGGGGCTCCGTGATAGTTAAGGGCATAGATACACGGAGCGTCAGCCCGGCATCTATGTCTAAGTTCGTTGGTATGGTCTTCCAGAACCCGGAGAGGTATTTCGTCTCTGAGACAGTATGGGATGAAGCCGCTTTCGGCGCTAGGAATCTCGGGTTGGGCGAGGAGAGAGTCGAGGAAGCCCTGCGTATGATGGGCCTATTAGATAGGAAGGAAGATAGCCCCAGTTCCTTGAGCATGGGGGAGAAGATCAGGCTCTATGCCGCTTCAGTGCTAGCGATGGATCCTGAGATAATAGTCTTCGACGAGCCCACTACGGGCCAGGATGAGGAGACATTGGAGCAGATGAGGGAAGTGATAGGGAGACTCTCAGATTCCGGTAAGACTATCGTGATAGTGACTCACGATTCCGATTTCGCTGTATCGGTAGCTGATAGATTGGCTATACTGAAGGACGGCACTATATACGCGGAAGGGGATCCTTTGAAGCTCTTGAGAGATGATAGATTGGTTGAAGAAGCGGGAATAGAGCCTCTATCGATGAGAGGTGAGGTGAATGCATCTTAAGATAGGGTTGGATCCCAGAGCTAAGCTCTTCTTATTCGTAGTATGGTTCTCCTCAGTCTTCTTTTGCAAGAGCGTTTACTCCCTAATGTTGATACTCGCCTCATCTACGCTAATACTATCTCTCATAAGCTCCCCCGCATCCGTTCTCTCTAGATTGAGGAACTTCGTACCTATCGTACTCTTGGCGTTCCCCCTCTGGACCTTCCTAAACAAGTGGTCCTTATTCCATGCATCGAAGGGGTTCGACTTATCTCTAGGCCTATTCATGACGATCAGGTTGCTCTCGATCGTGATAATATCGATAGCTTTCTTGATATCCGTCAGGCCCACCGAGATAGTTAGAGCTCTGAACTCATTGAGAGTGCCGCCGGTAGTCACTGCAGTTCTAGCTCTAGCTCTCAGGACTCTATACATAATAGCTGAAGATTACAGATCTATCAAGGAGGCTCACGCTTCTAGAGGCCTCGAACTCGATAGGGGCTCCTTGATCAGGAGGATCAGATCGCACACCCCCCTACTCCTCCCACTGATGATCAGGAGTATAGATAGCGCGGAGAAGATGGTATTGGCCCTAGAGCTCAGGCCCACTCTATTGACTAGTAGGAGGTCCAGTCCCCTGAGGGCTAGAGATTTGCTTATCTCACTCGGATGCCTCTCTCTAATAGCTCTCCTACTCTATTGCGATAGGATCTTGGTGAGTTCAGTATGAGTAAGAGGGTCTCAGAGTACAGAGGGCAGAAGAGCTATACTATCGATATAGGTGGAGTAGTCAGAGAGCTCCCATTGGTGAAAGTCTCGGAGGATCTGTGGATAGCTTCTAATGCAGATATCATCCTCGGGGATATAGAGTTCATACAAGCTGCAGCGGAGTTGATGCTCGATAAAGTCAGGAGGTACGATCCCGAGATATTAGTCACGCCTGAAGCTAAGGCGATAGCGTTCGCTTATGAACTAGCTAAGAAGCTCGGGCATAAGAGGCTAGTGATAGCTAGAAAATCTTTGAAAGCATATATGACTGATTACCTCATTGAGGAGTGCTCCTCTATCACTACGAAAGCTGAGCAAGTCCTGATATTAGTTAAGGAAGATGTAGATAGGATTAGGGGAAAGAGAGTATGCTTAATAGATGACGTAGTCTCGACCGGAGGGACTATCACTGCCCTGGAGAGATTGGTCGAGAGAGCCGGGGGGATCGTTGTCTGCAGGGCTGCGATATGGATAGAGGGCCCTTGGTACGAGGGCGATCTCATATACCTAGATGAGCTCCCTGTTTTCATGAGAGTCTGAATTTTATCCTCCTCATATTCAATATCTAGAGGGGGTCTAATAGTAAATGAAGAAATTCGAGGAGTTGACTTACAGACTCAATTCTATAGAAGCCCTGAGGATACTGAAGACGAGGATGTCTTATAAGGAGCTATCTTCAATGCTGAATATACCGCCGACAGCTCTGAGTAGGTACGTGAACGGGCACGTCATACCCGGCCTCGAGATAGCACGCTCTATATTCAATCTCCTCAAGAAAAAATACTTAGTAGCGGAAGTTAGAAATAGAATTATAATTGATGAATTCGGTGTAATAGATAACAGTTTTATAATATATGACCCGATTCTTCTAAAATATATAGTATTATCTGAGTATGAGAGGGTGAACTCGGTGAAGATAGACAGAGTGTTGACGATAGAGACCGATGGGATACCTGTAGCATATCAGATAGCCTCTATATTCGGTAAGGAAGTAGCAGTAGCTAGGAAATCGAAGGAGATAGGTGTGAGGAAGTTCATAGAGATAAAGCAAGTCTTCGAATCCGGGACTTACAGGTACATCTACTTGCACAAGGATGCCCTGAGGAGAGGGGAGTACGTGCTCCTAGCCGATGATATAATCAGGACGGGAGCTACGATAAGGGCGTTGATGAATCTCTGCAGAGAGGCCAGAGCTAACGTCTCAGGTATATTCACTGTGATATCCATCGGGAAGATGAGCGAGAGACTCGAGGAGGAATTCGGGGTGCCAGTGATATCTTTCATGGAGTTGAGTGCTTGAGACCAGCGTCCAGGGATCCCTATCGAAACCTCGACTTACGCGAGGATCCCTGTAGAATCACGCGATCCAGCACCCTGATATCGCAAGCATGAGGGTCGAAGCTAGTATGAAGGGGATCATAGGATAAGTGGGAGCTATCCACTTCCCTTCCTCCGGCATCCCATCGCTTATAGGCTCTAGAGCAGCTCTCAATACGAACTTCCTCTTCCCTCCCACTTCAGTCTCAGCTACCGTTGCGTAGAAGGAGAGGGGCCTCCTGTAGGGAGTCAATAGTAGCAGAGCAAGCAACTTCCTCCAAGTAGGCTCATCGAATCCCTCAATTAACTCGGGATGCCTCATCACTGTGATCAAGTTCAATAAGAACTGGAAGGGCAGAGTTAGGACCATCAGTACCTTCGATGTCACGTATATGATGAGGGCGTCTGGAAACCAGCACTTTCCGGTCATCAATGATGCCAGTGTGAGGTAAGCTAGGAGGTCCGCTTCACCGGATGTAGAGAGGAACCACTCTATTAAGAGCATTATCGCGAGGAGAAGGAGGAAGGGCCAGTAATTCTCTAGGAATTTCACCGTTCGCTCCCATTCCAATACCTTGATGGATAAGCCAACCGCTACCCCCGGTACCCAGAGCTCATCGGGGACCTGCCTATCCCTCAGGTCGTATAAGCTCGCTATCAGTAGCGTGATGATCGCCAAGATCAGGGGGAGCATCATGGGAGCTTCCCTCGATCTTTTTAAAGATATATGAGCGGAGCTTCTCCTTCCCCATCGTAGAAGGGATAGAGGATAGATTCAGAGTAAAGGAGCGATGCGGATTTCAGCCGCCTAAATACTCAATGAAGCTGAAGTGCGTTAATCGCGATTATAACGCTATGATCGATTAATTCATAATTAGCCGGTTTTAGGGAATTATCAGTCAATTGAAGATTTCTCCCACTTCTCTACCCCACCCTCAATTACTATGAAGATCGGATTGGGCTCCAAGTCTCTAAGATCTAAATTCTTCAGCTCCTCGAACTTCCTCCTATCACGCATTTCTAATTTTCTCAGCAGATGAGTGAATTCAAACTCAAGTTGCCCCCTAGTTACTTTCAGAATCCCTAGAAGCTCAATGTCCCTTATTTTAGAGATATCGAACGAATACCCCCTCCTCCTCGCCTCTAGATATATCTGAAAGAGATACGCATCGATTGAATCCAGCGGTCTCTCGCTCTCCTTAAATCTCAAGAGTTGGGGGTGATTTCGGTAACCTTTCGTCTTCCCCTCGAGAACTCGCTTAGCCAATAGACCTTCCCTCCAAACGGCAACTAGACCGATGCGATCTAAGTACTTGGGATGGATTGACCAGAGCCTCAACTTCACACCCCCGAGATTGCGTGAATAGACCTTCCTCCACCCATTTTAAAATGAATTTTCTCGCTTCTGTAAAAGGCTTGTATGTTCGGTGCACTAGTTGAGCGTTAGGTAGCTTCTATCCATAAACTCAGAAGAGCTTCCTCACCTTCTCCACAAACTTCTTCACATCCCTGATATTTCCCTCGACCATATCAGGAGGGAGCCAGTTTTTCATAGGAGTTCTGGTGAAGCGCTGCCGCAGATTGCCATAGAGCTCTTATCTTATCATCCCCTGTGCCCTTCGATATCCTAGAAACCTCCTCATTCAGCTCCCTGTGGCTCCTTATCTCCTTCCCCTCTCTCGCAGCTAATGCTTTAACTATCTGAGCGGCAGCTCCCCAGGCTTTCTCGGAAGCCTGAGCGTAATCCCCCTTAGCCAGGAGATCCTCCGCCTCCCTCATGTATTTCTCGGAGAGCTTTAAATGGATCTCAACTAGCTCATCTGGATCGAGGGGCATTGAGGGCCTCCGATAGTATCTTAAATATTAGCTCCTCTTCCGAGGCCCCTCTCAGCTTCCTTAAGCCTTCTCTCGATTTTCTTCAGGGGTATTATGAGATCCACGACATAAGTTACCCTCTAGAAGCAAAAAGTATGAGGTGCCCCAGTGAAAGCTCGAAGGGAGCGGAATTGAATCAGCTCTTCATCTATATCGTCTCTTCTCAGATTTCGTTGAGCAGTTGCGAGTGAAAGTTGAGTTATGAAATGCTTTTTCACATCCTTTGTAGCCGCAGAGATCCCGGGTATATGGAGG from Candidatus Korarchaeum sp. encodes the following:
- a CDS encoding energy-coupling factor transporter transmembrane protein EcfT, which gives rise to MHLKIGLDPRAKLFLFVVWFSSVFFCKSVYSLMLILASSTLILSLISSPASVLSRLRNFVPIVLLAFPLWTFLNKWSLFHASKGFDLSLGLFMTIRLLSIVIISIAFLISVRPTEIVRALNSLRVPPVVTAVLALALRTLYIIAEDYRSIKEAHASRGLELDRGSLIRRIRSHTPLLLPLMIRSIDSAEKMVLALELRPTLLTSRRSSPLRARDLLISLGCLSLIALLLYCDRILVSSV
- a CDS encoding pyrimidine dimer DNA glycosylase/endonuclease V, giving the protein MRLWSIHPKYLDRIGLVAVWREGLLAKRVLEGKTKGYRNHPQLLRFKESERPLDSIDAYLFQIYLEARRRGYSFDISKIRDIELLGILKVTRGQLEFEFTHLLRKLEMRDRRKFEELKNLDLRDLEPNPIFIVIEGGVEKWEKSSID
- a CDS encoding PaREP1 family protein, encoding MPLDPDELVEIHLKLSEKYMREAEDLLAKGDYAQASEKAWGAAAQIVKALAAREGKEIRSHRELNEEVSRISKGTGDDKIRALWQSAAALHQNSYEKLAPS
- a CDS encoding ATP-binding cassette domain-containing protein — protein: METLRALEVVDLSCRYRNSSWILKDISFYVRAGESLAIVGPSGSGKTTLAHCISGIIPNRIPAEFRGSIRVDGEDLSSSPIRERISSVGVVLQDYELQIFGLTVEEDLEISLREGGDIEWILEFFGLEKYRDYYTHELSGGLKHRLVVASMMLSDPKYIVMDDPLANLDWNGRRIIAKTVDLLKREGKGVVLLTRKLRGLEDVIDRVIYLGQSNRNPLRGLRIPRMCNGNYEGPVIEFNRVYFKYNKERDYVLKDITLSVRKGEIFAIMGPNGSGKTTLMKHINGLLKPSRGSVIVKGIDTRSVSPASMSKFVGMVFQNPERYFVSETVWDEAAFGARNLGLGEERVEEALRMMGLLDRKEDSPSSLSMGEKIRLYAASVLAMDPEIIVFDEPTTGQDEETLEQMREVIGRLSDSGKTIVIVTHDSDFAVSVADRLAILKDGTIYAEGDPLKLLRDDRLVEEAGIEPLSMRGEVNAS
- a CDS encoding prepilin peptidase, with the translated sequence MLPLILAIITLLIASLYDLRDRQVPDELWVPGVAVGLSIKVLEWERTVKFLENYWPFLLLLAIMLLIEWFLSTSGEADLLAYLTLASLMTGKCWFPDALIIYVTSKVLMVLTLPFQFLLNLITVMRHPELIEGFDEPTWRKLLALLLLTPYRRPLSFYATVAETEVGGKRKFVLRAALEPISDGMPEEGKWIAPTYPMIPFILASTLMLAISGCWIA
- a CDS encoding helix-turn-helix domain-containing protein, translated to MKKFEELTYRLNSIEALRILKTRMSYKELSSMLNIPPTALSRYVNGHVIPGLEIARSIFNLLKKKYLVAEVRNRIIIDEFGVIDNSFIIYDPILLKYIVLSEYERVNSVKIDRVLTIETDGIPVAYQIASIFGKEVAVARKSKEIGVRKFIEIKQVFESGTYRYIYLHKDALRRGEYVLLADDIIRTGATIRALMNLCREARANVSGIFTVISIGKMSERLEEEFGVPVISFMELSA
- a CDS encoding ECF transporter S component — its product is MSQEGPVEFKRPDVLTAVTYMAVSSAVTGIGFLLTAPIPLIPGAIHWRVLAFLPCVFGILYGPVTGFVAGALGNTLWAIVGGYFNPATPIFDLIGVGLTGLIPGYFCKPNDSLSKRGLLKIALVSLISGMIMVPIVAIGFDLVGAAPFLPAVIFLILSDIPPILIGTPIVVGAITPPLLRRGLIKWRL
- a CDS encoding phosphoribosyltransferase yields the protein MSKRVSEYRGQKSYTIDIGGVVRELPLVKVSEDLWIASNADIILGDIEFIQAAAELMLDKVRRYDPEILVTPEAKAIAFAYELAKKLGHKRLVIARKSLKAYMTDYLIEECSSITTKAEQVLILVKEDVDRIRGKRVCLIDDVVSTGGTITALERLVERAGGIVVCRAAIWIEGPWYEGDLIYLDELPVFMRV